CTCCTTAAACCTTCTGAGCGACCCGATCGTCCCTTCGTGGACCACGACGCCGTCCCGAATCAGCCGCGCCCGGGCGCCCCGCAGCATCCGTCCCATGGCCATGTAGCTCCCCGCGATCGTGCCCACCCGGCTGATCGAGAAGACCTTGCGAACCTCCGCCCGCCCCAGGATCACCTCGACCATCTCCGGCGCAATGAGCCCCGTGGCGAGCTTTTTGATGTCGTCGAGCACTTCGTAAATCACCCGATACAGCCGCACGTCGACGGCCTGGGTCTCGGCCAGGCGCCGGACTTGGGGTTCGGGCCGGACGTTGAACCCGATCACCCGGGCAAAGCTGGCCGCGGCAAGCATGACGTCGGACTCGGTCACGCTGCCGACCGCCGCGTGCAGGATCGTGATGACGACCTCGCGGCTGGTCAGGCGTTCGATCGCCGCGACGAGCGCCTCCACAGAGCCCTGCACGTCCGCCTTGACGATGAGGCGGAGTTCCTTCCGCTCGGTGACCGCCCCGGTCTCTTTGGAGATCTCCTCCACGCTCAACTGGCGGATCCTCGATTGTTCGGTCGCCCGCCGCCGCTCGGTCCGCTCTTCCGCCACCGCCTTGGCGATCCGCTCGTTTGTCACGACCTCGACCAGATCGCCGGCGGCCGGTACGTCGCTGAGTCCGATCACCTCGGCCGGTATGCTTGGACCGGCCATCTGGATCCGCGCCCCCTTGTCGTCGGTCATCGCGCGAATCCGCCCGAAGGTCTCCCCGACGACGACCGCATCGCCGACGTGAAGCGTCCCATCCTGGACCAGGACCGTGGCCACCGGACCTCGGCCTTTGTCCAGCCGCGCCTCGATCACCGTGGCCTTCGCGGGCCGTTCCGGCGTCGCCCGAAGGTCGCGGAGCTCCGCGACGAGGAGTATCATCTCGAGCAGCGTGTCCAGCCCCGTCCCCTGCCGGGCCGACACCGGGACGGTGATCGTGTCGCCGCCCCATTCCTCGGGGACGAGCCCAAGATCCGCCAGTTGCTGCTTCACGCGGTCGGGATTCGCCTGCGGCAGGTCGATCTTGTTGATCGCGACGATCACCGGCACCCGCGCCGCCTTCGCGTGGTTGATCGCCTCGAGCGTCTGCGGCATCACGCCGTCTTCGGCGGCGACCACCAGCACCGCGATATCGGTCACGTGGGCGCCGCGAGCCCGAAGCGCCGTAAACGCCTCGTGACCGGGGGTATCGAGAAACGTGATCGGCTTGCCTTTCGCCTCCACCGTGTAGGCGCCGATATGCTGGGTGATCCCCCCGAACTCCTTCGCCGCGACGCTGGTCTTCCGGATGGCATCGAGGAGGCTCGTCTTTCCGTGGTCCACGTGCCCCATCACCGTGACGACGGGGGGTCTGAGTTCCCGCCCCTTCTCCTCGGCGGCGTCCGCCACAGGGACATCCAGCGTTGGGGCGAGTTCCGTTACTTCGGCGACTTCGGCGACTCTGGGA
This window of the bacterium genome carries:
- the infB gene encoding translation initiation factor IF-2, with product MKVHELARELGLTSKELIGRLEAMKVPVRNHMSVLDDAVVGRLRQAATRAKGQAPPSGGPAAAGTPGRESPRGKSTSVDAEKVRQSAFLQASYGSEIKGVRVIRAPRAEAAPAADVAPPQAPPTKTEKAPVAPAAPGGKVAAKTQERAAPKKAGDAKVEPKRAGGDPHTGAPPSGVAAGKPAREHPAAAAAPAGAQAAAPSAPPKEKPTIRFADVRRTHRYESAAADTGARVIPEGPPAPAPVETPRVEPRAEPVRPPEPVRPAPEIPAAPAAAAPQPVRYLELDGPIQVGDLAARMGVPPGEVVKRLVESGVMAGINHMIPLEIASKVMAAFNFVPRVAEVAEVTELAPTLDVPVADAAEEKGRELRPPVVTVMGHVDHGKTSLLDAIRKTSVAAKEFGGITQHIGAYTVEAKGKPITFLDTPGHEAFTALRARGAHVTDIAVLVVAAEDGVMPQTLEAINHAKAARVPVIVAINKIDLPQANPDRVKQQLADLGLVPEEWGGDTITVPVSARQGTGLDTLLEMILLVAELRDLRATPERPAKATVIEARLDKGRGPVATVLVQDGTLHVGDAVVVGETFGRIRAMTDDKGARIQMAGPSIPAEVIGLSDVPAAGDLVEVVTNERIAKAVAEERTERRRATEQSRIRQLSVEEISKETGAVTERKELRLIVKADVQGSVEALVAAIERLTSREVVITILHAAVGSVTESDVMLAAASFARVIGFNVRPEPQVRRLAETQAVDVRLYRVIYEVLDDIKKLATGLIAPEMVEVILGRAEVRKVFSISRVGTIAGSYMAMGRMLRGARARLIRDGVVVHEGTIGSLRRFKEDVREVTEGYECGIGLERYNDVKEGDVIEAFDIEAKPV